The Benincasa hispida cultivar B227 chromosome 11, ASM972705v1, whole genome shotgun sequence genome has a segment encoding these proteins:
- the LOC120090791 gene encoding ATP synthase subunit beta, chloroplastic-like yields MYDYNIVIDRDIDFLRGKILRLYLALIVKGQDTASQEINVTCEVQQLLENNRVRVVAMSATDGLMRGMEVIDTRAPLSVPVGGATLSRIFNVLGEPIDNLGPIDTRTTSPTHASAPDFIQLDAKLSIFEIGIKVVDLLAPYRRGGKIGLFEAVGVGKTVLIIELINNIAKAHAGVSLFGRVGERTREGNDIYMEMKESGVINEENIAESKVALVYGQMNEPSGARMRVGLTALTMAEYFRDVNEQDMLLFIDNIFHFVQAGSEVSALLGRMSSVVGYQPNLSTEMDSLQERITSTKEGSIISIQAVYGPRCVPADDLTDPTPATTFAHLDATTVLSRGLAAKGIYPAIDPLDSTSTMLQPRIIGEEHYETAQRI; encoded by the exons ATGTACG ATTATAACATTGTCATTGATAGGGACATCGACTTTTTAAGAGGAAAAATCTTGAGGTTATa TTTAGCTTTGATAGTTAAAGGTCAAGATACTGCCAGTCAAGAAATTAATGTGACTTGTGAAGTACAGCAATTATTAGAAAATAACCGAGTTAGAGTTGTAGCTAtgagtgctacagatggtctaatgaGAGGAATGGAAGTGATTGACACGAGAGCTCCTCTAAGTGTTCCAGTCGGCGGAGCGACTCTCAGCCGAATTTTCAACGTTCTTGGAGAGCCTATTGATAATTTGGGTCCTATAGATACTCGCACAACATCTCCTACTCATGCATCCGCCCCTGATTTTATACAGTTAGATGCAAAATTATCTATTTTTGAAATAGGAATTAAAGTAGTGGATCTTTTAGCCCCTTATCGACGTGGAGGAAAAATAGGACTATTCGAAGCGGTTGGAGTGGGTAAAACAGTACTCATTATAGAATTGATCAACAACATTGCCAAAGCTCATGCAGGTGTATCCCTATTTGGAAGAGTAGGTGAACGTACTCGTGAAGGAAATGATATTTACATGGAAATGAAAGAATCCGGAGTaattaatgaagaaaatattgcAGAATCAAAAGTGGCTCTAGTCTACGGTCAGATGAATGAACCGTCGGGAGCTCGTATGAGAGTTGGTTTAACTGCCCTAACTATGGCGGAATATTTTCGAGATGTTAATGAACAAGACATGCTTCTATTTATCGACAATATCTTCCATTTCGTTCAAGCGGGATCCGAAGTATCCGCGTTACTGGGTAGAATGTCTTCGGTTGTGGGTTATCAACCGAATCTTAGTACTGAAATGGATTCCTTACAAGAAAGAATTACTTCTACCAAGGAAGGGTCCATAATTTCTATTCAAGCTGTTTAT GGTCCTAGATGCGTACCTGCGGATGATTTGACCGATCCTACTCCTGCCACCACATTTGCACATTTGGATGCTACTACCGTACTATCAAGAGGATTAGCTGCCAAAGGTATCTATCCAGCAATAGATCCTTTAGATTCAACCTCAACTATGCTACAACCTCGAATCATTGGTGAAGAACATTATGAAACTGCACAAAGAATTTGA